Within Epilithonimonas zeae, the genomic segment TTGTTCTAATTCTAAATCTTCGGAAAGATAAACTCTCAGCAAATCATTAATTCCAGACTTTCCAATACTTTTTTCTAATTTATTGAAAACTCTTTCCGATTTTTCCTGTTGGGTAACAACTTCGTGAATCTCCGCAAACATATTTTCCTGCTGGAAATTTTCTCTGTTTCTGATTTCCACATCCTGATAACGATATTCAAACACTTCGAATATCGCAGTGAAAAGTCCGTCGAAAGTTCCGTCGTAGAGAAGTGTTGTCATTTTTGAGTTGGAGAGTTTGAGAATTTGAGAGTTACAAATTCAAGGTAATATTTGTCATTCCGGAGGAATCTAGATTTATTTTAAATTTTATAACAAACAAGTTTCAATTCATTCTCATCAAGTTCTAAATAAAACTCGCCGACTTCTTTTATTAATGTAAAAATTCTGTCTAAATCTTGATTTGTCTGCGAATCAATAACTTTAGGAAAAATGAGATATTCTATTTCTCGATATTCGAGCCAATCATTAAATGAATTGTTTCCTTCAAAGCCTGTTTGCCAATAATCAAATTCAAAAATACTTCCATTATCTAGATACAATTCTCCAATCTTATCATTCTGAACTTTTTTGAAGAGAATCTTTTTGATTTCATCGGCATTATCAACAATCTGCTCAATCAACTTAATCCATTTTGAGTTAGACATCAATGGTTGTGAGAATTTTGAGATTGCACTATCAATTTCTTTTGTTTTTTGTTCGTCGTAACGTAAAGCTTTTTTTGTTCTCATTTAGTTATTGATTTTGGTAGTTATAATCTGTCAAAAGTCTTTCCAAAGCTTTATCAGAAGCTAAAGTTTATTAAATTTACATTCTGGAACAGTTTTCCAAATTTACGACAGAATATATTTAAAACAGAAAATCATATAATGAATTCAGTAATCATAAAGCCAAAAAATGAGATTCTGAAAAACTATGTTCAGTATTTTCTGTTCTTCGAAAAGACCAATCACGATTTTTTAACGTACACCACTTTTCCCAACAGCAATCTTTGTCTCGCCATTTATAAGGAAAATAAAATTTCTTATGACAATCAAAATAATTTGTGCGAAGTGAACGTTGGAAGAGCTTTTACAAGTCGATTTTATGGTTTTCATAAAAAGCCTTTTCAGGTCAATATTGATTCTTTGCTTAGTCAGATTTGTATTATTTTTCAGCCTTCTGCGTTAAGAGCGTTTACCAAAGAATCTTACGACGAACTGATGTTTTCCGATTCTGTTTTTGATGAAATATTCTCTTCGGATAAAAATATTCTAGAAAAAATATTCGAGATAAAGGATTTTTTTAAACGAGCCAATGAACTGGAAATTCTGCTTCTTAAAAAATTAAATGATTCTGTTTCAGATACAATGAAAGAAGCCTTGATGCTCATTAATCAAAATAATTAGATTAGTATCAATGAACTATCCAAAAGTCTTACAATCAGTGAAGCAACATTGTTCCGACTTTTCAAAAATAATCTGGGACAAAATCCAAAATCTTATCTTAAAACATTACGATTTCGAAATGTGTTGAATGACCTTTCTCAATCCAAAAATTCTTTGACGACGGTTGCTTATCAGAATCTGTTTTATGACCAAGCGCACTTCATCAAAGATTTCAAAATGTTTTCAGGATTTTCGCCAAAAAAATTAGCGGAGAAAATCTCTGTGAATCAAAAAGATTTGACTTGGATTTACAATAAAGATTAAAATTGAATGATTTTTACAATTTTTGAAACTCAGAAATGATTTCTTTTGCTGAAAATTTTATCAATGAAAATCAAAGTCTTTTTATTTTTCACACTTTCTTTATTTTTCGGTTTCGCTAATGCACAAAATAAATGCAACTGTACTGAGACTTTGCAAAAAATAATTTCAAAAATTGAGACTGAATATCCCGGTTTTGATGTCAAAACTAAAGACAAACTATTGTACAATAATGTAAAAGAAAATGCACTAAAATCTTCCGCTG encodes:
- a CDS encoding helix-turn-helix domain-containing protein, coding for MFRLFKNNLGQNPKSYLKTLRFRNVLNDLSQSKNSLTTVAYQNLFYDQAHFIKDFKMFSGFSPKKLAEKISVNQKDLTWIYNKD
- a CDS encoding DUF6597 domain-containing transcriptional factor, yielding MNSVIIKPKNEILKNYVQYFLFFEKTNHDFLTYTTFPNSNLCLAIYKENKISYDNQNNLCEVNVGRAFTSRFYGFHKKPFQVNIDSLLSQICIIFQPSALRAFTKESYDELMFSDSVFDEIFSSDKNILEKIFEIKDFFKRANELEILLLKKLNDSVSDTMKEALMLINQNN